GCGACACCCAGAGCTTACACACGCTACACCACATAAACTACGTCATACGGGAGCAACACTCGCTAAACAGGCAGGAATGAGCTTAGAAGCTATTTCCGAAGCTCTAACACATAGCGACACAGGTACAACACAGATTTATGTCAATACTTCTAATGTAGTCCCTATGGCAGTCGGTGAATTTGCCTTAAAGTCTCTAAAACAATAAGGTTAAAATAAGGTAAACTTTGAGGTGAACTTTTTCAAAAAACATAAAAAAAGCACCCCTGAGGTAAACTCTTGAGTGCTTTGAAACGTTGATATAATCGTATTGATTAACGTTTTGAGAATTGTGATGCTTTACGAGCTTTCTTAAGACCTGGTTTTTTACGTTCAACTTTACGTGAGTCACGTGTAAGAAGTCCTGCGCGTTTCAATGAATCGCGGAAGTCTGGGTCTACTTGAAGAAGGGCACGAGCGATACCGTGACGGATAGCTCCTGATTGACCAGCGTATCCACCACCTACAACGTTAACGAAAACGTCGTATGAACCTACAGTTGAAGTAACTGCGAATGGTTGGTTGATGACAAGACGAAGGTCAGCGTGTGGGATGTACTCTTCAACATCTTTTTTGTTAACAGTGATTTTACCAGTTCCTGGAACAAGGCGAACGCGTGCAACAGCGTTTTTACGACGTCCAGTACCTGCATATTGTGCTTGTGACATACTTTATTGTTCCTTTCCTTAGATAAGTCCTGAAATATCAAGAACTTCTGGTTGTTGTGCAGCGTGAGTGTGCTCAGCTCCAACAAATACTTTCAACTTCATACCTTGAGCGCGTCCAAGAGTATTGTGTGGAAGCATACCTTTAACTGATTTCTCGATCAAACGTACTGCATTTTTAGAACGAAGTTCACCTGCAGAGATTTGTTTCAATCCACCTGGGTGGTTTGAGTGAGTGTAGTAGATTTTATCAGTTGCTTTTTTACCAGTCAATTTAACTTTTTCAGCATTGATAACAATTACAAAGTCACCTGTATCAGTGTGTGGTGTAAATGTTGGTTTGTTTTTTCCGCGAAGTACGCTAGCAACTACTGCAGAAAGACGTCCAAGTGGTACATCAGTTGCGTCAACTACGTACCATTTACGTTCAACTTGGCCTGGTTTAGCCATAAATGTTGTTTTGTTCATGATTTCTCCTATATATAGTTCGATTTTTGTTTACGGTGATGGGTGTTCCTTCCCATCGAAAAGTATTTGGAAGGTTCCGGGGCCTTTCAAATGGGGTAAACAATACCGCCTACTATAATACCAAATTTCACCCCTAAAAGTCAATAGATATGAAAAATATTTTTCTGAATTCTACTCTTTTTATCTGTAGAAAACCTCGCTTTCGCGAGGCTCTTCTATTTATAAGATAAGGCACGTCTAAAGGTTTTCCAAATCCCTAAATCATCCGTTTGAAGGACTAGGCTGGCATACATGCGTCCGATAAATCCTGTTGCTACCACCGCAAAAATTACTGTAATAGCTAGCGAAATCCATGCTTCTACTCCCCCTGCATAGCCATTAATGGTTCTAAATGGCATAAAGAAGGTCGAAATAAAGGGAATATAAGAACCAATCTTCAAGATGAGATTGTCACCAGCTGCACCCAGAGCTGTCACTCCAAAAAAACCACCCATAATCAAAATCATCAAAGGAGATAAGGCTTTTCCTGCGTCCTCAGGACGAGAAACCATAGAACCTAGGAAGGCTGCTAAAACAACGTACATAAAGAGGCTAACCAAGACAAACAATAAGGTGTTGAGCGAGAAAGCCTCTCCTATATGGTTTAAAATACCAGATTGTGCCAAGATTGGTAGGTCTTTAAAGAGAAGAATGGCAGCAAGTCCACCCACGACGTAAATGCCAATATGGGTCAAAATCACAAGAAGCAGAGCCAGCATGCGAGCGTAGAAATAATGACTAGCTCGGATACTAGAGAAGACCACCTCCATAATTTTGGTGCCTTTTTCACTGGCAACTTCCTGAGCCGTCACACCCGCATAGGTAATCAGAATCATATAAAGAAAGAATCCTAAAGCGCCTGCTGCAATTGTTTGAATAAACTTTTTATTTTCCTTGGCTTCATCAATCTTTTCTGTGAATTGAATTGTCTGCGCTAAGCGTTTTTCCTGCTCTTGAGACAAGGAAGCAGTTGAACGATTAAGCTGATTTTGCAGTTCGTTGAGTGTACCTGTAACTGCAAATTTAATTCCGTTTTCAAGCGATGTTTCGCCATGATAAACAGCCTTTAAGACACTATCCTCTTGGTCAATGGTCAGATAGCCTTTTAATTTTTCATCTTTAATCGCTTCTTTGGCACTTGCTTCGTCTTTATAGTCAAAGTTAACACCATTTACATTCTTCAGTCCTTCTGCTACAGACGGCACTGTTGTCACTACTGCCACTTTATCATTTTTAGCCATTGAGGAGCCTTGGAGATAAGCAATTCCTCCAGAGATTCCTAAAAAGAGGAACGGCGAAATCACCATAAAGAAGAAACTCCACGATTTGACATGTCGAAGATAGGTTTCCTTGATTACAACCCACATATTTCTCATACTTCCACCCCTGATTCTAGTTTAAAGATTTCATCGATTGTTGGCGCTTGCTGGTCAAAAGTTGCGATATATTGACCTTGAGTCAAGATTGGGAAGAGTTCCCTACCAGCACTTTCATTCTCCAAGATCAATTTCCAACTGCCTTGTTTGGTCAAGCTCACCTGTTTGACATGAGGAAGAGTTTCCAATTCTTCCTTGCTTCGTTCACTTGAAACAAAGAGACGCGTTTTCCCGTATTGATTCCGGACATCCTGGACTGGTCCATGCAAGACCACACGGCCATCTCGAATCATCAGAATATCATCACAAAGTTCCTCGACATTGGTCATGACATGGTCAGAGAAGATAATGGTTGCTCCGCGCTCTTTTTCTTGAAAAATGACTTGCTTGAGCAATTCTGTATTGACTGGGTCCAAACCACTAAAAGGCTCATCCAAGATAATCAAGTCTGGTTCATGAATCAGAGTAATAATGAGCTGAATCTTCTGCTGATTTCCTTTTGACAGACTCTTGATTTTATCAGTCAGCTTCCCTTTCACTTCCAACCTCTTCATCCATTGAGGGAGTTTTTCCTTGACCTCCTTGCCATCCATACCTTTTAGAGTCGCCAAGTAACGAACTTGCTCAAGGACTGTCAATTTAGGCATGAGACTGCGTTCTTCAGGCAGATAGCCAATCCGAGCGTAGGTCTCCTGACGAATATCCTGGCCATCCAGACTGATTTCTCCTTGGTATTCTAAAAACTTCAAAATACTGTGGAAAATCGTTGTCTTCCCAGCACCGTTTTTCCCGACTAATCCCAAAATACGACCTGGTCGCGCTTGAAAGTCAATACCAAACAAAACTTGCTTGGGTCCAAAACTTTTCTCTAGACTTCTTACTTCTAGCATCTTTCACCTCCGAAATTTCTTTCACTCATTATACTCTTTTTTGATAGCCTTTACAATGATTTCTGTCCGTTTTTAGAAGATTATTGCTATGTAAAATATAGCTTGGAGCACTTTTAGTGATAAATTCATTATACAGTACAAACTCCAATTTATCTTCTCTGTTCCTCAACTGTCCATTTTTGATCCTGAATTGTTATTTAAAAAGCAAAAATCCACCCTGGAGGATGGATTGATGAGTTAACGCACTTCTGCATTGACTTTTTCTTCAAGCGATGCTTGGATTTTTTCCATATAGCGTGCGACTTCTTCGTCCGTTAAGCTGTCTTCTGGATTTTGGAAGGTCAAGCTATAAGCCATTGACTTCATACCAAATCCCAATTTTTCGCCTGAGAAGACGTCAAAGAGTTTGATATCTGTCAAACGTTTCACACCGGCAGCTTGGATAGCATCTACAACTTCTTGGTGAGTCACTTCTGCCTTGAGAAGGAGGGCAACGTCACGGCTAACTGCTGGGAATTTCGTGATTTCCACAAATGGAGCAGCTGGTTGAAGGGCAGCTTCGATGACTGAAAGGTTAAGCTCAGCTACATACGTTTCTGGAATATCGTAGGCCTTAGCAGTGACTGGGTGTACTTGACCAAGGAAACCAAGAACTTGGTCACCAAGTGAAATGACTGCTGTACGACCTGGGTGGAGGCTAGCAATTTCAGCTGTAGCTGTATAGGTCACTTCTAGTCCCAAACGAGCAAAGAGGGCTTCAAGGATTCCCTTAGCATAGAAGAAGTCAACTGGAACTGCTGCCGTTTGGAAGTCTTTTTCTGCAACCAAGCCTGTCAAGGCAAAGGCAAAGCTGTTGATCTCATTTGGAAGTTCTTCTTTTGGATTACCTGTTTGTTCAAATACTTTTCCAATCTCGTAAAGGGCCAAGTTTTTATTCTTACGAGCAACGTTGTAAGCAACAGTATCAAGGATTCCAGAAATCATATTTTGACGGAGTACAGAACGGTCCACGGTCATTGGCCACATGAGTTCCGTGAGGTTACTTGGTTGAGCTGTAAACTCGACTGCCTTTTCAGGAGTTGTTAGAGCGTAGGTGATAATTTCTGTCAAACCTGCTCCTTCAGCAATGGTACGAACTTGACGGCGGAGTTTTTGTGTCGCAGTCAATTCACCAGCTGTACCATCATCTTTTGGAAGGCTGGTTGGCAAGCGGTCATAACCATAGATACGAGCGATTTCTTCAAAGAGGTCTGCTTCGATAGTGATATCCCAACGACGACGTGGTACGCTAACTGTGAAGCTATCTGCATTGCCAGAAAGGCCAAAGCCAAGACGACGGAAGACGTCTTCTACATCAGCATAAGAAAGTTCAGTTCCAAGAACACGGTTAACATCGGCAAGAGTTGAAGAAACTTCCACATCATAAGTATCCAGTTCACCCGCTGAAACGATACCTTTACGCACCGTCGCACCTGCAAGTTCAGCAATCATGCTAGCTGCCGCATCAAGGGCTTCGTTAACTGTTGCCACGTTGATGCCTTTTTCAAAGCGAGAAGATGATTCTGAACGAAGGTTGAGGCGACCGCTGGTCTTACGAATTGATTTGCCATTGAAAACAGCAGCTTCAAGGACAACACGACTAGATTTTTCAGAGATTTCTGTTGCTTGACCACCCATGACACCGGCAAGGGCTACTGGCTTGTCAGCCACAGTGATGACTAAATCATTTGTTTCCAAGTCACGTTCTTCACCGTCCAAGGTCACTAATTTTTCATCAGCACGTGCTTCACGCACACGGATGTCATTTCCTTCAAAGGTATCCAAGTCAAAGGCATGCATTGGTTGACCAAAGTAGAGCAGGATATAGTTGGTCACGTCCACTACGTTATTGATTGGACGGATGCCTTCATTCATAAGAAGGTTTTGCAACCATTGTGGACTTGGTGCGATAGTCACATTGTCCAAGATACGGGCCGCATAGTAAGGCGCCTTGTCTGTCTCAATGCCCACAGAAAGAGCATCTGCTGCAGCTTGGTCAGTTTCTGAAAGAGTAAATTCTTTAAAGTTGACCGCCTTGTCATAGATGGCTGCAACTTCGTGAGCTACTCCACGCATAGAAAGAGCGTCCGCACGGTTGGGTGTGATAGACAGTTCGATGATTTCATCATCCAAGTCTAGATATGAGAAGACTTCCTCACCTGGAACGGCATTTTCTGGCAAGATTTGGATGCCATCTGCGAATTCCTTTGGCACAACTGAGTCAGAAATTCCCAATTCACCAAGTGAACAGATCATCCCAAGTGACTCAAGACCGCGGATTTTCCCTTTTTTGATCTTGTAATTGTCAGCGATGCGAGCTCCTGGAAGAGCCACCATAACCTTGATGCCAGCACGCACATTTGGGGCACCACAAACGATTTGACGGGCTTCTTCTTCGCCAACGTTAACCTGACAAACATGGAGGTGAGTTTCTGGCACATCTTCGCAAGACAAGACCTCACCGACGACAATTTTCGAGAGACCGGCAGCAGGTGATTCGACACCTTCTACCTCGATCCCTGTAGTTGACATTTTTTCAGCCAACTCTTGTGATGGCACATCAATGTCCACCAATTCTTTTAACCATTTATAAGATACAAGCATAATTCTGATTGTAAGATCCCACCAAGTAAGACCTTTTCAATTCCTTTCTTTTTCTTCGAGTCAGCCCTTACCATTTACCTGACTAGGACTGTATTACATGTTTCAATCTTATTTAAACTGTTCTGAGAAGCGGACATCTCCTTGGTAGAATCCACGGATATCGTTGATTCCGTAACGGAGCATAGCTACACGCTCTTGTCCAAGACCAAAGGCAAATCCAGAGTAAACAGTCGCATCGATACCACTCATCTCAAGGACACGTGGGTGAACCATACCGGCACCCATAATCTCGATCCAACCAGTTTTCTTACATACGTTACAGCCATCTCCACCACACTTGAAGCAAGAAACATCCACCTCAACAGATGGCTCTGTGAATGGGAAATAAGATGGACGCAAACGAATTTGACGCTCTTCGCCGAACATCTTTTGCACAATCAATTGAAGGGTTCCTTGAAGATCTGCCATAGAGATATTTTTCCCTACAACCAAACCTTCGATTTGGTGGAATTGGTGACTGTGGGTTGCATCGTCCGTATCACGACGGAACACACGCCCTGGTGAGATCATTTTCAAAGGACCTTTAGAAAAATCATGAGCATCCATAGCACGCGCCTGAACTGGAGACGTGTGGGTACGAAGCAAGATTTCTTCTGTGATGTAGAAAGTGTCCTGCATATCACGGGCTGGGTGATCTTTTGGAAGATTCATACGCTCAAAGTTGTAGTAGTCTTGCTCCACTTCAAAACCATCCACGACTTGGTAACCCATCCCAATGAAAATATCTTCGATTTCCTCACTGGTTTGTGTGAGGACATGACGGTGACCAGTCGCAACTGGACGACCTGGAAGCGTCACATCGATGCTCTCGCTAGCCAGTTGAGCTGCAACTTTCTTTTCTTCCAAAAGCTTAGCTGTTTCTTCAAAGGCTGCGGTCAATACATCACGAGCTTCATTGACGTGTTTCCCGATGATTGGACGCATCTCAGCAGAGACATCTTTCATCCCTTTGAGAATTTCAGTAAGCGAACCCTTTTTACCAAGGACAGAGACACGCAATTCTTGCATCTCTTTTTCATTTTCAGCAGTAATCTGCTTCAAGCTAGCCAGCGTTTCTTCACGAAGCGCTTTTAATTGTTCTTCAATAGTTGACATAATTCCTCCATCAGTCGCTCGTAGATAAAAAGAAAACCACATGCCAAAAACTCCACTCGGAGCGTTGACACGCGGTACCATCCGTTTTTATCTGACAAGTCAGACCTTCATTTCTAAATCCATGCGCAAGTGAATTCACCCAGCTTTCATATAGAGAGCTTGCAGTCACGGCTCTCCTCCCTGATATACTTCCCTTGAGTTACTAGTCTTGCAGATTTCTATTCAATTACTACATAGTTTATCAGATTTTTAGTTAAAAAACAAGTTAGATTAGACTAATTTCAGTATAAAAAGGAACAAGACACAATGCACTACCTATTTGTAGGGCCTATTTCATCTGCTTTCCTTTTCAACAAAAGAGTTACTGCTTGATTAAAACCATCACACCAGTTATACCATTTTGCTTCATACTCATCTTGAGCTAAGATATGATTTTTTAAATCTAGAACAGAGTAAATTTTTCTTTCTTCGCAGGCTTGCACATAGAGATGATATAGTTCATCACCACCATCTCTATCCCACTCAGCAGAAATCGTATCCCGACCTGCCAATAAAGCCTGATAAGCCCTGTGATGCCCATCTGTAATCAACAAGCAATCTCCGAACGCAAGAATACTGATTGGATCGACTTGGATTTTTTCTGCCGACTGGTAAAGCATCTGAATATCTTGCAACTTCTTTTCTGATAAGTATAGTTGAGTCGGATGAAGATCTGCTATATTGACTTTCATTTCTTTCTCCTCAAGGGAATTTGATACTCACTTCTGCTTGCCTTTAAATCGCCATTGGAAGCGGAGCTTGTCATAGAAGGGAAACTCGATAAACAGGACTCCCAAACCCACACAGAGACTGGCAAGGACGTCTGATGGATAGTGAACTCCTAGATAGACCCTTGATACCAGCACACTGACTAGGTAGAGAGCAAGGACGATTTGCACGATTTTTCTCCAGACTGGATTTTTAATCCGTTGACTGAGAATGACAATCAGAGAGCCAATCATCAAGGTTACAGCCAGAGAATGCCCACTTGGGAAGGAAAATCCTTTCTCCTCAACCAAGTGTAAAATAGCTGGTCGTGAGCGCTGGTAGATATTTTTAAAGGTCACGATTGAAAGACCTGCTAAAGCCAAATTCGCCAGCATAAGTAGGCTTTCAATCTTCCATCGCTTACGATAAAAGATAAAAGCTGTAATGACAACCCAAGTGATAATCACCGGAATATCAATCAAGCGTGTGATGGCCCTAAAAAGAATAGTCAAATAATCTGGTAAGTCTCCTCGAACGGCAGTCTGAATCGGTTGGTCAAAACCGACCAGCGTTTCAGGGTAAAATTTGACAATATAGCCAAGAATAACGAAAAGTAAAAGGGCAAAACTGCCCTTCATTAAAAATGTTTGTTTATCTTTCATAATGTTTTAAGGTTGGTTTCAAGAGAACATACAACAACCAGAATGAAACGGAAAAGATTACACCCTCAATCAAGTTAAAAGGCAATACCATAGTCATTAGGTAGTTGGACAGTCCCAAAATTTTTCCAATATCAAAGTTAGCAAACTTAGCGTACAAAGGAACAGCGTAAACATAGTTGAGAACCAACATAGCTACGGTCAAACCAATAGTTCCAGCTAGAGAGCCTAGTAGGAAACGAAGGGTTGTCCGTTCCTTTTTCCAAATCAAAGCAAATACGATGACAAAAACTCCCAAAGCCACGATATTCATCGGCAAACCAATGTAAGTATTCACTCCCTGACTGTTAAGAAGCAGTTTCAAGAGTGAGCGAAGCAAGAGAACTCCTAAAGCAGCAGGCAAATCCATGACCACCAAACCCACAAGGACTGGCAAGATACTAAATTCGATCTTGAGGAAGGATGCCGCTGGCAAGAGCGGAAAGTCAAAGTACATCAGCACAAATGAGATGGCTGATAGAATTGCAATGGTCGAAAGTCGACGTGTGTTTGTCATAACAGGTTCCTCCAATTTTCTATAAAATCAGAAGAAGTTGGAAAGGATTCCTCTATCTATTCTCACTTTTTATATCCCAAAAGTTCCCTCTCACTCTATTAAAGCAAGCGGTTACAATCCGGCTATAAATCTATCAGAACAGACAAAGCCATTCTTTCGTCTTCTCCCATCCAGACTATACTGTCGGTTGTGGAATCTCACCACATCAGCTTGCGCTCGCGGACTTATTTGGCTAAAATAGCTAGTCAAATTTACCGCCGGTCGGGAATTTCACCCTGCCCTGAAGACTCTTTTATCATAACAAAAAACGCTTGCAAGCGCAAGCATTTTGTTCATTTTCATTATTTATTTCAATTTATCCACTTCATAGGTATGAACAAGCTCAAGACCTGCAAAGTTCTGCTGGCGAAGGGCTTCGTAAACAATCATGCATACTGTATTAGAGACATTGAGGCTACGGACGTGTTCATCATTCATAGGAATACGGAGAGCTTTCTCAGGATATTCCCGCATAAAATCCTCAGGTAAGCCCTTGTCTTCACGCCCAAAGAGGAAATAATGCTCCTCATCAGTCGATAAATCCACCTCAGAATACACCTTCTCAGCGAATTTTGAAATCAGATAGAGTTTTCCCTTCATCTGAGACAGGAAATCCTCTAAACTCTCGTAAAAATAAATCTCTAGCTTATCCCAATAATCCAAACCAGCCCGCTTCATCTTGCGGTCATCAATAGGAAAGCCCATAGGTTTGATGATGTGGAGGGGAGAATTGGTCGCAGCGCAAGTACGCGCGATATTGCCTGTATTTTGTGGAATTTGAGGTTCAAATAATACAATGTGATTTGTCATGACTTGCTTCCTTTCACCATTGCAAAAAAATAGCCACACTGCCCGGAGTCAAGCTCAGCAAACAGCGTGGTTAAGGCATCGTTAACTTACCTCACAACAGGTTTGAAGTAAATCAGCGAAACTACTTTCTTAGTATAACACTTTCAGAATCATTGTCAATAGAAACGACTTGATTTTTTCAATTTTTTCAAGCTATTTCCAAGGGTTTCTAGGAGAAAATTCTTAAATATCTGCAAAAATTGCTTACTCTTTTATACCTATCTGTGGACTGGGAATGATGATATTATGACCTCGTTATCTCAAATACTGCTGTATGAACCCACTCATTATGAATTTGTAAGTCATTTTCTATAACCCTACTAAAGGTGAAGCCATTTTTTAAAAGCACTCTCTGAGAAGCTAGATTACCTATTGCCGTTCCTGCAATGATTCTATTGAAACCATAAGTCGTGAAGGCTTTTTCTAAAACGAGTTTAACCGCTTCGCTTGCATATCCTAAATTGCTAACATTTTCCCCAATCCTATACCCAAGCTCTGCTGTTTTTCTATCCTTCCCTAAAACACTTAAATTGATTCTTCCAACCATAACGCCTTGTGCATCTCTAATAAGATGCATGTAGACATCATGATTCTCTTGTTCCCTTAACAATTCCCTCGTAATTTCTTTAAAAGCTTCTAACTCAAAATAGTTAGCTGGTCTAGGAGGTAAATTCCGCTCAAAATACTCTCGATTTTCTTTTTCAAAAGAATAGACGTCTAAACTATTTTCTTCAGATAACAGCTCTAAACTGATCATTACAAATCCTCTCCCATCATTATCTACATTCAAATTTTCTCATGTTTATACAAAGTGAAATTAACACGATTTAAATTAAGTACTTTTACTATTTTATATCGTCTCTACATTATGACACTGAACTTAGTTGAAAATGATTATATTTGAATAACTTTGATTTTGTAGTGTAAATTCTACTATCAAAGTAGATAAACTAATTCATATTTTATCAAAAAGTTTCAAGCATACAATTATTAACTTTATTTCTCATAACATCTATCAATAAAAAGTTATAGAATAATTTCTCTTTACTTATCTAATGAAAACTTTGACAATACTATTTCCAAGGGTTGTAAAATCGTCCCTGATTCTGCAAGATAAGTAGTAAACTAGCTACTAAAAATAAGGTTGCCAAAAGCAAAGTAAGATAATCTCCTTTTTTCAAGGCCTGGTAACTATACCAAGTCCGCTTTTTATCTTTTCCAAAACGGCGAAGCTCCATAGCGGTCGCGATAGTATCAATGCGTTCTAGAGAGCTAAAAATCAAAGGAGTAATAATGCGCAGATTGCCTTTGATTCGTTGCATGAGAGAAGCTTTCTTGGATAATTCCATCCCACGCGCTTCCTGTGACATCTTGATGGTAAAGAATTCTTCCTGCAAATCTGGAATATAGCGCAAGGTCAGGCTAACTGAATATGCAATCTTGTAAGGCACACCAATTTGATTTAAACTGGAAGCAAACTGACTAGGATGAGTTGTCATCAAAAAGATAATAGCCAGAGGAATGGTGCAAAGGTACTTAATGGCCAGATTTAGCAGGTAAAAGAGCTCTTGACTGGTCAGAGTGTAGGCTCCGATTCCCTGCCAAATCACACTTCTCTCTCCGTAAAGTCCAACCCCATATTCAGGAGAAAAGAGATAGACCATCAAGATGTTTAAAACGGCAAATACCGTCGCAAAAACGGCTACAAAGGAAACATCTTTAAAGCGAATTTCTGACAAATAGAGGAGAAAGACCGAAAAAATAGCAATCAGAACAAGCAGTCTGGTATCATAGCTAATCATGGCAGCCAATGACACGAGAATGAAAAAGAGAAGTTTCCCAGCTCCTGACAAGCGATGAATCACAGTATCTCTATGCTGGTAACCAATTAATTTTGCTTGCATCCTTCTCTCCTTTCTTTGTAAAATGCCGTCAAAGCAAGTGGATCCACGTCGAGTTTCTTAGCCAAGTTGAAGATAGAAGTTTCTTTTAGATTGGCTTTTACTAATAACTCAGGATTGCTCAACAGACTAGCTGGATCAGTATCAGCAATCAATTCCCCGTCCACCATAACAAGAGCCCGATCTGAATAATCCAGCATCAATTGCATATCATGAGTAATCATGACAATCGTATGCCCTTTTTGATGCAGCTCTTCGAGAAATTCCATAATCTCAGTATAGTTCTTCTGGTCTTGACCAGCTGTCGGTTCATCTAGGAGGATAATTTCAGCTCCTAAAACCAAAATCGAAGCAATGGTGACACGTTTTTTCTGTCCAAATGATAGGGCAGAAATGGGCCAAT
Above is a genomic segment from Streptococcus mitis containing:
- a CDS encoding sodium ABC transporter permease, whose product is MRNMWVVIKETYLRHVKSWSFFFMVISPFLFLGISGGIAYLQGSSMAKNDKVAVVTTVPSVAEGLKNVNGVNFDYKDEASAKEAIKDEKLKGYLTIDQEDSVLKAVYHGETSLENGIKFAVTGTLNELQNQLNRSTASLSQEQEKRLAQTIQFTEKIDEAKENKKFIQTIAAGALGFFLYMILITYAGVTAQEVASEKGTKIMEVVFSSIRASHYFYARMLALLLVILTHIGIYVVGGLAAILLFKDLPILAQSGILNHIGEAFSLNTLLFVLVSLFMYVVLAAFLGSMVSRPEDAGKALSPLMILIMGGFFGVTALGAAGDNLILKIGSYIPFISTFFMPFRTINGYAGGVEAWISLAITVIFAVVATGFIGRMYASLVLQTDDLGIWKTFRRALSYK
- a CDS encoding phenylalanine--tRNA ligase subunit beta; this encodes MLVSYKWLKELVDIDVPSQELAEKMSTTGIEVEGVESPAAGLSKIVVGEVLSCEDVPETHLHVCQVNVGEEEARQIVCGAPNVRAGIKVMVALPGARIADNYKIKKGKIRGLESLGMICSLGELGISDSVVPKEFADGIQILPENAVPGEEVFSYLDLDDEIIELSITPNRADALSMRGVAHEVAAIYDKAVNFKEFTLSETDQAAADALSVGIETDKAPYYAARILDNVTIAPSPQWLQNLLMNEGIRPINNVVDVTNYILLYFGQPMHAFDLDTFEGNDIRVREARADEKLVTLDGEERDLETNDLVITVADKPVALAGVMGGQATEISEKSSRVVLEAAVFNGKSIRKTSGRLNLRSESSSRFEKGINVATVNEALDAAASMIAELAGATVRKGIVSAGELDTYDVEVSSTLADVNRVLGTELSYADVEDVFRRLGFGLSGNADSFTVSVPRRRWDITIEADLFEEIARIYGYDRLPTSLPKDDGTAGELTATQKLRRQVRTIAEGAGLTEIITYALTTPEKAVEFTAQPSNLTELMWPMTVDRSVLRQNMISGILDTVAYNVARKNKNLALYEIGKVFEQTGNPKEELPNEINSFAFALTGLVAEKDFQTAAVPVDFFYAKGILEALFARLGLEVTYTATAEIASLHPGRTAVISLGDQVLGFLGQVHPVTAKAYDIPETYVAELNLSVIEAALQPAAPFVEITKFPAVSRDVALLLKAEVTHQEVVDAIQAAGVKRLTDIKLFDVFSGEKLGFGMKSMAYSLTFQNPEDSLTDEEVARYMEKIQASLEEKVNAEVR
- a CDS encoding 50S ribosomal protein L13, producing the protein MNKTTFMAKPGQVERKWYVVDATDVPLGRLSAVVASVLRGKNKPTFTPHTDTGDFVIVINAEKVKLTGKKATDKIYYTHSNHPGGLKQISAGELRSKNAVRLIEKSVKGMLPHNTLGRAQGMKLKVFVGAEHTHAAQQPEVLDISGLI
- a CDS encoding sodium ABC transporter ATP-binding protein; the protein is MLEVRSLEKSFGPKQVLFGIDFQARPGRILGLVGKNGAGKTTIFHSILKFLEYQGEISLDGQDIRQETYARIGYLPEERSLMPKLTVLEQVRYLATLKGMDGKEVKEKLPQWMKRLEVKGKLTDKIKSLSKGNQQKIQLIITLIHEPDLIILDEPFSGLDPVNTELLKQVIFQEKERGATIIFSDHVMTNVEELCDDILMIRDGRVVLHGPVQDVRNQYGKTRLFVSSERSKEELETLPHVKQVSLTKQGSWKLILENESAGRELFPILTQGQYIATFDQQAPTIDEIFKLESGVEV
- the pheS gene encoding phenylalanine--tRNA ligase subunit alpha (catalyzes a two-step reaction, first charging a phenylalanine molecule by linking its carboxyl group to the alpha-phosphate of ATP, followed by transfer of the aminoacyl-adenylate to its tRNA; forms a heterotetramer of alpha(2)beta(2); binds two magnesium ions per tetramer; type 1 subfamily), which produces MSTIEEQLKALREETLASLKQITAENEKEMQELRVSVLGKKGSLTEILKGMKDVSAEMRPIIGKHVNEARDVLTAAFEETAKLLEEKKVAAQLASESIDVTLPGRPVATGHRHVLTQTSEEIEDIFIGMGYQVVDGFEVEQDYYNFERMNLPKDHPARDMQDTFYITEEILLRTHTSPVQARAMDAHDFSKGPLKMISPGRVFRRDTDDATHSHQFHQIEGLVVGKNISMADLQGTLQLIVQKMFGEERQIRLRPSYFPFTEPSVEVDVSCFKCGGDGCNVCKKTGWIEIMGAGMVHPRVLEMSGIDATVYSGFAFGLGQERVAMLRYGINDIRGFYQGDVRFSEQFK
- a CDS encoding 30S ribosomal protein S9; the encoded protein is MSQAQYAGTGRRKNAVARVRLVPGTGKITVNKKDVEEYIPHADLRLVINQPFAVTSTVGSYDVFVNVVGGGYAGQSGAIRHGIARALLQVDPDFRDSLKRAGLLTRDSRKVERKKPGLKKARKASQFSKR
- a CDS encoding RNA methyltransferase translates to MTNHIVLFEPQIPQNTGNIARTCAATNSPLHIIKPMGFPIDDRKMKRAGLDYWDKLEIYFYESLEDFLSQMKGKLYLISKFAEKVYSEVDLSTDEEHYFLFGREDKGLPEDFMREYPEKALRIPMNDEHVRSLNVSNTVCMIVYEALRQQNFAGLELVHTYEVDKLK
- a CDS encoding phosphatase; this encodes MKDKQTFLMKGSFALLLFVILGYIVKFYPETLVGFDQPIQTAVRGDLPDYLTILFRAITRLIDIPVIITWVVITAFIFYRKRWKIESLLMLANLALAGLSIVTFKNIYQRSRPAILHLVEEKGFSFPSGHSLAVTLMIGSLIVILSQRIKNPVWRKIVQIVLALYLVSVLVSRVYLGVHYPSDVLASLCVGLGVLFIEFPFYDKLRFQWRFKGKQK
- a CDS encoding chromosome partitioning protein ParB produces the protein MKVNIADLHPTQLYLSEKKLQDIQMLYQSAEKIQVDPISILAFGDCLLITDGHHRAYQALLAGRDTISAEWDRDGGDELYHLYVQACEERKIYSVLDLKNHILAQDEYEAKWYNWCDGFNQAVTLLLKRKADEIGPTNR